CgatgtgacatataaatgcttagAGAATGTTTGTGTTAGCAATATACCGaaccatctgtttatatttttataaacccttgttgatagagtctaaaaatcagaaaattatCAGTCTATGCACgagttttctatgttaaaaaggaaaataatcgtgcgttatggatgtgacaaaaaagaGACTAAATGCTTTGTAGGATTTCTGctaattaaaatacacaaaccaGACGCAATAGTACCCAACAAATAGAGTAGTGATGGCActtcacagaacatataattgttactttattttcattttgatgtgtTCATATATGaggaatatgtactgttatggatgtgaTAAGACTGAAAATAGCACTTAGGAGACTATGGAAAATCatacccttaaaaaaaaaaaaaaaaaaaaaaaatagcttaaagAGAGATCTCACATGGGTATTTGAACcaccaaatgttgacatctgtgctatcagtatagtaaaaacctttgataaacactttatttttttcatggtaaGGTTAACATTTGCATGGATTTACCCTATAGacaaaattccagaaaatattgagatatgTATTTTGGTTGTTATCTCACACTCCTACTTTTAGTCTGGTTTACACTAATTAGATTTGCTTTAAAAATCCCTGAAAATTGTGTTAAAAGATGTTGCAATTACACAATTAAGACTCCAttgatatttttctttgaaTGTACCTTCTTTGAATTGGCTTTATCAGCTACATAAAGTTATTGTATATGGCCTCTGCAGTGCTGTATGGAGAGATGACCCGTATCCTGAACCACATTATGGGCATCACCACCCACGCCCTTGACATCGGAGCCATGACCCCCTTCTTCTGGATGTttgaggagagagagaaggtAACAACTTTCTATTAAACAAATAGAAGTTAAATACGCATTTTGTCAGGCATTAAATGCAGATGTTTTAATCAGAAAAGTCACAGTTCGTTCCAAAAAAATCAGTCATACTATTTTTATCCTAGTTACCATTGAATTGATATTTTGCAGATGTTTGAGTTCTATGAGAGAGTGTCTGGAGCTAGGATGCACGCTGCATATGTCAGACCCGGTGGAGTTCATCAGGTATGCTTTGACAAACACAATCTTTCTGAATGAAAAGCCCTTTCTGGttatgctaaaataattaatgtcaTCCTCTCATAACCTGCGATCATTTTTGTTGCAGGACATGCCGCTTGGTCTCATGGACGACATCTATGAGTGGTGCAAGAATTTCTCTATTCGCATTGATGAAGTTGAGGAGGTATGTAGACCAAACTGCGACCAATGAATAGAATAGTGCTAGTTAGTATTAAGTATatctagggctgggcgataattcaataacgataattatcacgatataaatttcctcgataaaacgatatgaagagttcgataaatgttcaaactgtgtgcaacgagacagaaggcttttcaatctacacatcgccatcatttaccatggatttactgtagtaacactcactgcaccatggtattgtggcagaaatGTGGGATATTCGCACTGAATTTTATTATgggagtaatggtatataattatagtatgtatgtatttgtgattaagctatagcatgtgtgcgTTTATACTGAATGgttttagactactgtttttcatacaaataggctacctataaaaccatgtagttatattttactatattaggtattgaggtaccatgatgtgtggttttaactgtttatcatgattaaaaatgtatgcttgctaaTATAagagaccaatgcttaatttaaaaaactaggtcagaataaatttaaccgtataaaactgaggttgctacagtttttacggatgttactgattgataatgaacaaaaatgtgcctctgcatcctcaagctactatcaaatgtggtatttctaagagacaaaaagcgatgttattattattattattattattattatcagacaacccaaccctgtttcttgatttgaaacaatataactcattagaacatgcagaaattaatttttctgtttagatatttattttgttatgggAAAATAATGAGCtagtttctacaactttcactttggagcaaaaatctgactttaaagttgaaagaaataaagatttgacatttatcgtgataattgtcaatatcgactgatatgaaaaagaATTATCGTGATAATCGCCCAGCCCTAAGTATATCTCTGTATTGTGATATTTGCTTTTGTGATCATGCGGAtggatgtttttgttgttttcgttttcaaaatgcatgtatttttaatttgattggaATTAATAAACAGAGTTTCTAAATGACTATGACTGCAATATTTCAGATGCTGACCAACAATCGTATCTGGAGGAACAGAACTGTTGGTATTGGTGTAATTTCGGCAGAGGATGCACTCAATTATGGATTCAGGTAAAACATTGTATTATTATGAAGCATATCTGATTGGTAAGAGCTGCAGCTCAagtgtctttctctctgtcacCCGCATATACACACAGAAGTTGCTAGAAAAAAGGAATCTTAATGagtaattgaaaataaaacccaAATGGAACTTCTAACAGAAGTGAAGTAATTTACAGTGTTTGTGTGGTGAGATCTAATCATTACTGTAGCTTAACTAGTGAAATCACCCGCAAGTGCAAAACAGCACTACTACATACTGATTATAAGTTGACCAGAGTGACCTCTGAACTCACTGAACTGAGATTGTTaataatgtgtgtatttttcttttttcagtggAGTGATGCTCAGAGGTTCTGGTATTAAATGGGATCTGAGGAAGAGTCAACCATACGACAAATACGATGAGGTGGAGTTCGATGTGGCCATTGGAAGTAATGGCGACTGCTATGACAGGTGACCACACATGTTAATATCTTAGACTGCGTTAAGAGCTTCAGGAAGCTCAGAATGACAGGAAATCTAAATGCAACCACAGGCTATAAATTGGTCTTAGACTCTACTAAGCTTTCTCACCACATATGCTGATGCTATCACATGTGAAATGTGTGATGTGTGCCGCTTAAAAACGATAAACTTGGTTGTGAAAGCTTGAGACTGTGTAACCAAACATGATTAGTAAAGAGTTTTTGCTTGGAAAACTTTTAAACTAAACAGTAATGAACATTGgttttattacagaaaaatgcattgcattcaTTCGAGCTTAATAGAGTAGATGCGTTTACTCACTGATGAGTTTTGCTCACACGACCACTAAAAAAGCGCTGTGAGATCAGCGCTTGAATTCAGCGAAGACCACAAATGACTTCAACTAGTTTAAAGCGAGATAAAACAGCACTGTCAAACAGGAGAAACGCTGTGTGCTACGATACAGAAGGCCTTTCAATCTACATGTCATTCACCagtcatttaccatggatttactgtggTAACATGAACtacaccatggtattgtggcagaaatGTTAATCTATTAaaggttttatatattttttttgtgattaaatgtttatgcatttatactaggCTAAATGtgtttagactactgtttttgtacaattttgtgtaaagtgttactgtattTAATAACGAACATTAATTCACATGTGCATCCTAACGTAAGCTActgtaaaatgtgcatttataagaaactaaaaatttatagtaataaataaatattattattattatttcagccTGCACTGCAAACTGTGCTGAAAATACATGTCATCAAAgtcaggcaacacaaacctgtttcatgatttgaaacaatatcactcattagaacatgcagaaactaAGAAATACATATTTCTGTTAAGATATTTGTTATGTTAAATATGGCTTTGAAAAATGGCTGGAAAagtgttaataatttaaaaaaacatgaagggTTTGTCATATTCTGATCATATCAACTGATATGAAAACTTTTGTGATAATTAATGGACCTGAACTAACGTGAAATACCAATAaacagctgcttttttttttttttaattaactaacgTTAAATTCTGTTACAAATGGATTGCTCATTGTTATTTCATGCATTTAATGCTAACTAATGGGACTTTATTGTAACATGTATTCACAAATATTGCCTTGCTTTTATATTGGATGTTATCAGTGACAAATATGAACTTTGTTTTAGATATCTGTGCCGAGTGGAGGAAATGAGACAGTCGCTGCGCATCATGCTTCAGTGTCTCAACAAAATGCCTGCTGGAGAAATCAAGGTAGATGATGCTAAAATAGCCCCACCCAAGAGATCTGAGATGAAGGTAAGTTATGCTTGCATATGCATCTTGCATTCAAATGGCAATTGCATTCAAAACAGAATAGAGAAAGTAGTTGGGATCTTTTAGGTGCtgagtgtcttttttttttttttttttttttttcttcttcttcttcttcttcttcttctttttcttcaaacACTTCTCATATTCTTTAAGTCAGTCAGATACATAGTGTTACTGCAAACTTAAACCATGGTTGCATAGCTCAGATACTCACACGTTTTGAAACACCACAGTGTTAAGCATAGTTTTCAAGACTATATGAGAAGACTATATGTTTCTATATAGAAAATGCACACTTCATATTCAGTGAGGTttcaaatgtatgtgtgtgctttAATGTTAACTAACATCCCCTTCATCCCATGACctattttgttttcatgcagATGTCAATGGAATCTCTCATTCATCACTTTAAGCTGTACACTGAGGGCTACCAGGTTCCTCCAGGAGCCACATATACCGCTGTAGAGGCACCTAAGGTGAGTGTTGACCAACAATTACATGCACACCATTGCTGTTCTCAAGAGAAATTTTTGCAGTGGCCTTACTGGCAGTTTTCAGTGGTTTTTGGTTATCTTCTCATCCAGCATGGTGAGGCTTTAGGTGTGTTTTGCACATGTGGGGAATGTGGGTTTCTGAAGTTGTTGTCTATGTGGTCCTCTGTaaaggtactttttttttagtggcaCTGCAACAACTGAATTTACAGCACGGCCAGTGTATGTCTGACTCATGAATTAATGACAATGATCTGGTTACTTTCATGGAATCAAAACCATACTGTGCAACCAGGGTATTTTACTACTGATTTGTTAAACTTCTACTAAAATCTGAACTGAACTCactcattttttcccccaaaaaaatgtttcaagtgCTAACAGAATAATCTAATAGAACCATTAAGAAAACTTGACACTATGTAACCAAACATGATTAGTAAAGAGATTTTACTTGGAAAACTTTTAAACTATACAGTAATGAACATCGgttttattacagaaaaatacattgcattcaTTTGAGTTTAATAGAGTAGATGTGTTTACTCACTGATGAGTTCTGCTCACACGACCACTAAAAAGCGCTGTGAGATCAGTGCTTGAATTTAGCGAAGACCACAAATGACTTCAGCTAGTTTAAAGCCAGATAAAACAGCGCTgtcaaacaggagaaacactgtgcgctACAATACTGAAGGCCTTTCAATCTACATATCATTCACCagtcatttaccatggatttactgtggTAACACTAACTACACCATGGTATTGCGGCAGAAATGTGGGATATACATATGAAATTTTCAAGACTATATGAGAAATTATAAGCATATGTTTCTAATAGAACCATTAAGGAACTAGACTTAAGAAGAATCAGAACAAGTGTTGTTATAGCATATTCCCATTCCTGCTTTAAACAAAGTTGTGTTGTACTGCAGGGTGAGTTTGGTGTGTACCTGGTGTCTGACGGTTCCAGCAGACCTTATCGCTGCAAGATCAAAGCACCTGGCTTTGCTCACTTGGTACGTAAATAATTTTACTCTTTTGATAATGTACTTACCAATTATAAAATTaggtttataaataataaaaagaacatgCACTTCATCATTCATAAGTTTTAGGTCAATAAGATGTTTTGGAAAGAAGAAAGAAGGttgcgtttttgttttgtttttttccaaaaaaaaaaaacagtagtgctgtgaaatattttgacaattttaaataattaaaaaaaaaaaaagtaaatgtgttttaaaatgtaatttattcctgtgatgacaaaacagttttgtgtcacatgatcctttagaaatcattctgatttgctgctcaagaaacgtttttttttttttttttttttttttttttttttttacagttatcgatgttgtgctgctaaatatgtgttgaagctattaaaaaccagcatttattttaaatatatatattttttaacattatgaatataattaatgtcaatttattgctaaataaaagtattagtttcttcttcaaaaaacaaaatcatagtTTAAACCTTTGAATGCTAGTGTATGTAAAACGGCTCCAAATACTGTATCTTTTACCTTTTCCTAATTGTGTTGATGTTCCTCAATGATGTGGTCTCTTTTGTTCCTCAGGCTGGTTTAGATAAAATGTCTAAAGGACACATGCTTGCTGATGTGGTGGCGATCATCGGTAagtactgtgttttttttttttttgttttttgttttctctctcaCTGATACACTTCTCAGTTCTGTTTGTTTTGAGGTTTGCATGTCTCGACAATAAATGAAgtgttacattaaaataagaGGCCAGTAGCACAATATAATGAAATCTTCTTTGTTTTCACAAATTCTTAAATCCCTCCCTGTTCTACCCTGCACTCTTCTAAACAATGTATGAAACTGTATTGTTAGCCCTTCTCATATGATTgcattcttaaagggatagttcacctaaaaatgaaaattacaccatgatttactcacactcaagccatcctagctgtatatgacttttttcttccagACAAATAGaatgagttatattaaaactgTCTTGGCTCTCccaggctttataatggcagtgaatggctgttgagattttgaagcaaaataaagtgcatccatccatcataaaaagcactCCAAAAGCTATGGGTGGTTaacaaaggccttctgaagtgctttttttttgtttgttgttttcttgtttttttttttttttgctttaaaatcttGACCACCATTCACTGGCGTTGTAAAgattggaagagccaggacatttttttttaaatataactattaGGGCTTATTATGATGCGCATCTCTTCAGTAATGCCGGTTCCGTGATTAGTCATTCATTATAAATTTCCATCACGTGCAGTCAGACGCATTCATTATGGAGCAGCACTCACTACAAAGAGCCGAAATTCACTGACAAGCCGCGCAATATCGCTTTCAGTATCGCCTGCGTAATGAATGCGTCTGACTGCACGTGATGGAAATTTACGACTAATCACGGAACCGGCATTACTGAAGAGATGCGCAtcataatcgcatgcgattatttgcacagccctaATAACtatgattgtatttgtctgaaagaaagtcttatacacctaggatgacttTAGGTCACGTAAAagggggtaattttcatttttgggtggactgtcCTTTTAAGATGAATCACTGTTTAtattcctcatttgtaagttaaTTTGTATAAGagtctgctaaatgaatgaatgtaaatgttatGAATTTGACTTCATAGTATTACAGCTGCTTTGGCGAAACTCTCTTGCTGTCTTAGTCCCACCCCAGTGTTGCTGTGTTGGACTGTTCAAATAAACAGCACATTTGAGTGCGCCACAGAGTTTACACTTTgcttacaaatattttatttccctaCATTTTCTGACACTCTCCAAACACTTTAATGATCCATTCAGCTGCCAAACTCTCAGCTTCTGCACATTTATATCCCTACAAACAAATGACTGACAGTTAGAATTTTGCTTctaatgaaactgaaaaaaaaaaaatggtgttaaaaattaaattgctaGAAGATATCACAAATAGAAAGGAATTGGCAAGTAACACATGGAATCAAATGTGATAATTTTGgatagtaaaataaatgtatacaaatataattagtattaaaattaaaactagaaTTTCTAGTAAAACATATCTAGTAAACTATTCATGTTTGAATTTCTGTCAACAGCTGATGTGATTTATATCTCTGATATCTCTCAAAAATGTTGGTCAGTGTAgtgatgttgtttattttttaatcatatttaggGGAGTGCGATATGATGATTTTTGATCATGGACCATAAAAATGTCTCTGCTTGATGATCTGCTTTTGGAGAAATATCGTAGTATCGTGCTATTCTGTTAGCCGCAGTTCAGGTGCCTCCGTCTCCATATACTATAgaacaggggtggcgaactccggtcccggagagccgcagccctgcagagttcagctccaaccctaattaaaactcgcctgcctgttgctttctagtaacccttcagaccttgatcagcttgttcaggtgtgtttaattagggttgaagcaaaactatgcagggctgtggctctccaggatcGACGTTCACCACCCCTGCTATAGAACGCGACATACATTCACATGAATGTTAGTTCAGCAGTAGAGTTACACTCACAGGACACTGCACTCATTCACAATCACAAAAGTACATGATTTGCTGTAAAGTCTTGctataaacatttcaaatgcatgttgttttgacatcattctaaacatggtgattatctatCATGAATATGGACacacaacataatatatgatattgaccatctgaatctaacaatgtcatgtcaacaaatggaaaagtcagccttctattaattacCATGTTAATTACTGTGCAcctttagccccaacagcagggatgctttttaccccaataccatacttttacatattcttttatttaaaaactgttactttaattatctttaaacaaaaaatcataaagaagacctttgtctcaaaatatatgcatttttagcgattctcatttgctacttaaattgacaacattttaaaaacataaaatattaaatcaagaaagcacagaatcaactttgcgcTGCTGTGCACATTCGCGTCAAGGatcaaacaaatacacacatgcatcttgaaaagcggatgttttggaaagtgctacgccacattttttgccatctagtggtttagatgaaaataatatcaaaggcgcctttagccctgttgtaccctatatgtatatgcatttataaGTAGTCTTCTATACTGTTATAAATATAGtgttgatttacattacaagcaatcataatttcttatttttggtccatataaatatcagcaactGCACCAAATTACATATGTTTGTTTAGTTTGcacgttttcttttttccccttcttgAGTATGAGCTCCATTTTCTCCTATATTTTACTAGATGAGCCATTAAAATTCTGAGGtatcaaatatgaaattattattactattatttggATTTTGTCTAGAGGTTCAGTAAACTgttcaatttcagaaaattagatttttcagacgattattttatattgtcagGCTTTGCAGGGGTAATGCAATATTAACATTTCTGAATTTCTGAATTCTGAATGAAGCTGACAGGAGAAAGtacaatttaaagggatagttcacccaaaaatgatgtGTATGTGCTCTGGCGTAGTATACGCAAGTGTCGGAAGCGATCTACGCTTATTCGTCACTCATTGTTTACACTGCACAGAGATTGTGGACGTGTTCACTGGCACTGTGAAGATCTAAAGGTATTTAGAAGTACAGGTCATCGCAATGGAAGAcgatttttatatttcatcaaacaacgtgattttttttttttttttttttttttttttttttgcccaacaCTACTTACAGCTATAATAACTTGAATACACACtgtgtattattaaaattattatttcacgtcacctttacaaaaattaaccatggttaataaaaatgtaaccatGGTTGTGCTTCCAAAACCATAGTTTAAACATGTTGGCTGTATTAAAAcagtggttatacaaatggaaGTCAACCACCAAAAACATGCTTTTACTACTTTTACTGTATACTACGCCAGAGTGCGTACACGTCACGCGCCAGATGCTGTGCATGCGCTCAGGACAGTAGGACATAGCgttgaatcagaggtaaaaaaagatataaatactgttcagtttctcgcacaaactgatcgtttcgtgtcttaggacatcagtgtattgtcacgagtcgcagggtttaatttggttttgtttgtgtatggtttttttttaatcgaattaatttttttaaaaagatttggtagccattgactgccattaaaTGACTACCAGACTGCAActgtttgagttaaaaatcttcgtttgcGTTCTACTGAAAAAAACCAaatcacctacatcttggatgctcTGGTGGTTACcagataaacatcacattt
The sequence above is a segment of the Labeo rohita strain BAU-BD-2019 chromosome 7, IGBB_LRoh.1.0, whole genome shotgun sequence genome. Coding sequences within it:
- the ndufs2 gene encoding NADH dehydrogenase [ubiquinone] iron-sulfur protein 2, mitochondrial yields the protein MAATMLRSLSRLGRPSVLLNSNVSTPACALLQKRLKQWQPDVEWAEQYSGAVMYPSVITEKWAPPPWNDKDPPAEKEVSNLTINFGPQHPAAHGVLRLVMELSGESVKKCDPHIGLLHRGTEKLIEYKTYLQALPYFDRLDYVSMMCNEQAYSLAVEKLLNIQAPPRAQWIRVLYGEMTRILNHIMGITTHALDIGAMTPFFWMFEEREKMFEFYERVSGARMHAAYVRPGGVHQDMPLGLMDDIYEWCKNFSIRIDEVEEMLTNNRIWRNRTVGIGVISAEDALNYGFSGVMLRGSGIKWDLRKSQPYDKYDEVEFDVAIGSNGDCYDRYLCRVEEMRQSLRIMLQCLNKMPAGEIKVDDAKIAPPKRSEMKMSMESLIHHFKLYTEGYQVPPGATYTAVEAPKGEFGVYLVSDGSSRPYRCKIKAPGFAHLAGLDKMSKGHMLADVVAIIGTQDIVFGEVDR